The following coding sequences lie in one Montipora foliosa isolate CH-2021 chromosome 11, ASM3666993v2, whole genome shotgun sequence genomic window:
- the LOC137976474 gene encoding uncharacterized protein, translated as MEIKQQAEKFGLAGLDLKLFRLEKIDGKAENFAVVTKAQLEMELPFLMGFQVMNTLSLADGPSTGDEETNSDGSSYNIYQVFQSRRCRLYRIHWESCKPRQLV; from the exons atggaaatcaaacagcaagcggaaaagttcggacttgctggcttggatttaaagttgtttcgactggaaaagattgacgggaaagccgaaaattttgcagttgtgacaaaggcccagctggaaatggagctaccctttctaatg GGTTTCCAGGTTATGAATACGTTATCGTTAGCTGATGGACCGTCCACCGGTGATGAAGAAACGAACAGCGATGGATCCTCTTACAACATCTATCAG GTCTTCCAGTCTCGCCGATGTAGACTTTACCGCATCCACTgggaatcctgtaaaccacgccAACTTGTTTAG